From Pirellulales bacterium, a single genomic window includes:
- a CDS encoding M28 family peptidase codes for MLEPSKQGTSNPRFSLDFLSCARMTRRGWNAIVIAALLFVAVFSARPTGAVEAEATASAEKRLADSTRFLSDDALEGRGVGTDGIDKAADYLAEQFTALGLNTKLYDGTPFQKFKMPVGVEMGEPNVLAFTAPTGSKEKSISLKLGEDFTPLALGGSAVLDVPLVFVGYGVTAKDKGYDDYAGIDVEGKAVIILRRLPQDGSPHPALGNSEHSHFAPMSRKVSNAYEHGAAAVILCSSTPALEKAIDDRRAQLRNAIAALTEAQAEFQKFEKPTLAQASAHHERVSELVDSIQTQNKNLAEVLDPLLSFRSPGGGEPSQIPVVHCRRSVVDRMLKESLGTDLAKLEKEIDKGPTPHSRELPDWRLTGEINVTRREAEVKNVVAVLEGEGPHADETIVIGAHYDHLGFGGEGSFVKGEKEIHNGADDNGSGTATLLEVARLLATREKKLPRRIVFIAFTGEERGLIGSARYCKEPLFPLDNTVAMLNMDMVGRLKDDKLIIQGVNTSPEFGPILERLNETLGFDLTEKEGGTGPSDHSSFYARKIPVMHYFTGLHSDYHRPSDDFDKINVAGMRRVAEIVAGTAVAIAEADARPTYVETKSTERSGGDGDRPYFGSIPDFGQEQPGYAISGATKDSPADKAGLKGGDIIIKLGDSKIGNLEDFDNALRKFKGGDKVPVVVKRGSEEVRSEVTLSPPR; via the coding sequence ATGCTCGAACCGTCGAAACAGGGAACCAGCAATCCGCGTTTTTCGCTGGATTTTTTGTCATGCGCGCGAATGACCCGCCGAGGTTGGAACGCGATAGTTATCGCCGCCTTGTTGTTCGTGGCCGTGTTTTCGGCGCGGCCGACGGGGGCCGTCGAGGCCGAGGCCACGGCATCGGCCGAAAAACGGCTGGCCGATAGCACTCGATTCCTTTCGGACGACGCGCTCGAGGGGCGTGGCGTCGGCACGGACGGCATCGACAAGGCGGCCGACTATCTGGCCGAACAGTTCACGGCGCTGGGTCTGAATACGAAGCTTTACGACGGCACCCCGTTTCAAAAGTTCAAAATGCCTGTCGGCGTCGAGATGGGTGAGCCCAATGTACTGGCGTTCACCGCGCCAACTGGCAGCAAGGAGAAGTCGATCTCGTTGAAGCTCGGCGAGGACTTCACGCCGCTGGCGCTCGGTGGATCGGCGGTGCTGGACGTGCCACTGGTATTCGTCGGGTACGGCGTGACCGCGAAAGATAAAGGGTACGACGATTACGCGGGCATCGACGTCGAAGGAAAGGCGGTCATTATCCTGCGCCGTTTGCCGCAGGATGGCAGCCCCCACCCGGCCTTGGGGAATTCGGAGCATTCGCACTTCGCCCCCATGTCGCGCAAGGTGTCAAACGCGTACGAGCACGGTGCGGCGGCCGTAATTCTGTGCAGCAGCACTCCGGCGCTGGAGAAAGCGATCGACGATCGGCGCGCGCAATTGCGTAACGCCATCGCGGCGCTGACCGAGGCGCAGGCCGAATTTCAGAAATTCGAAAAACCGACGCTAGCGCAAGCCAGCGCGCATCACGAGCGCGTCAGCGAGCTTGTGGATAGCATCCAGACGCAAAACAAGAACTTGGCCGAAGTTCTCGATCCGCTGTTGTCTTTTCGCAGCCCGGGCGGGGGCGAGCCATCGCAAATCCCGGTGGTGCATTGCCGGCGCTCGGTTGTCGATCGAATGCTGAAAGAATCGCTGGGCACCGACCTGGCCAAGCTGGAAAAAGAGATCGACAAGGGGCCGACCCCGCACAGCCGGGAGTTGCCCGACTGGCGTCTGACGGGCGAGATCAACGTCACGCGTCGCGAAGCCGAGGTAAAAAACGTGGTCGCGGTGCTCGAAGGAGAAGGTCCGCATGCCGACGAAACGATCGTGATCGGCGCGCATTACGATCATCTGGGATTCGGCGGCGAGGGATCATTCGTCAAAGGCGAAAAGGAAATTCACAACGGCGCGGATGACAACGGGTCGGGCACGGCGACATTGCTCGAAGTGGCCCGCCTGCTGGCGACGCGCGAGAAGAAACTGCCGCGGCGCATCGTCTTCATCGCCTTTACTGGGGAAGAACGGGGCCTGATCGGCAGCGCCCGCTACTGCAAGGAGCCCCTGTTTCCGTTGGACAACACCGTAGCCATGTTGAACATGGACATGGTCGGCCGGCTAAAAGACGACAAACTAATCATCCAAGGGGTGAACACGTCGCCGGAATTCGGACCGATCCTGGAGCGATTGAACGAAACATTGGGTTTCGATTTGACGGAGAAAGAGGGAGGGACCGGCCCCAGCGACCACTCATCGTTCTATGCGCGGAAGATCCCCGTGATGCACTACTTCACGGGTTTGCACAGCGATTATCACCGCCCCAGCGACGACTTCGACAAGATCAACGTAGCCGGCATGCGGCGCGTGGCCGAGATCGTGGCCGGAACCGCCGTGGCCATTGCCGAGGCCGACGCGCGCCCGACGTACGTCGAAACCAAGAGCACCGAGCGGAGCGGCGGAGACGGCGACCGGCCGTACTTCGGCAGCATTCCCGACTTCGGCCAAGAGCAGCCGGGCTACGCCATCAGCGGCGCGACGAAGGACAGTCCGGCGGACAAGGCAGGGCTGAAAGGCGGTGACATCATTATCAAGCTGGGTGACAGCAAGATCGGTAACCTGGAAGACTTCGACAACGCCCTGCGGAAATTCAAAGGGGGCGACAAGGTGCCGGTCGTCGTGAAGCGTGGCAGCGAGGAAGTGCGCAGCGAGGTGACGCTGTCACCTCCCCGCTAG
- a CDS encoding sugar phosphate isomerase/epimerase family protein has protein sequence MNDRHDRRDFLCAAARTTAAFGMAGLGLGSVNLGSRVAQAIEPIRRVGGPKFKFSLAAYSYRDLLNAKPPKLSLDDFITDCAKMQLEGTELTSYYFPKDPTDEYLRHLKQLAFDLGLDVSGTAVGNNFCLPPGPKRDEQIADVKRWIERAEVLGAPVIRIFSGNAGGGLSVDEAHKLAVAGIEETCQYAGEHGVYLALENHGGLTATADGLLELVNDVKSPWFGVNLDTGNFNTPDPYGDLARIAPYAVNVQVKISMHPAGGKRQPADLKRLAQILRDSGYRGYIVLEFEEPTDPLVECPRYIAEMRQAFLG, from the coding sequence ATGAACGACCGGCACGATCGGCGTGACTTTCTGTGCGCTGCTGCGCGAACCACCGCGGCCTTCGGCATGGCCGGACTAGGGCTCGGCTCAGTCAACCTCGGCTCGCGAGTCGCACAGGCCATCGAGCCGATTCGTCGCGTGGGCGGTCCGAAATTCAAATTCAGCCTGGCGGCCTACAGCTACCGCGATTTGCTCAACGCGAAGCCGCCGAAATTGTCGCTTGACGATTTCATCACCGACTGTGCGAAGATGCAGTTAGAGGGAACCGAACTCACCTCGTACTATTTTCCGAAGGATCCCACGGACGAATATCTGCGCCATCTGAAGCAATTGGCGTTTGACTTGGGCTTGGACGTTTCCGGAACCGCGGTGGGAAATAATTTTTGCCTGCCCCCCGGACCGAAGCGCGACGAACAGATCGCGGACGTGAAACGCTGGATCGAGCGGGCCGAAGTACTGGGCGCGCCGGTGATCCGCATTTTCTCGGGTAATGCCGGCGGCGGGTTGAGCGTCGACGAGGCGCACAAGCTGGCCGTGGCCGGTATCGAGGAAACCTGTCAGTACGCCGGCGAACACGGCGTGTATCTGGCCCTCGAAAATCACGGCGGGCTGACCGCCACGGCCGACGGATTGTTAGAGCTCGTCAACGATGTGAAGAGCCCCTGGTTCGGCGTGAACCTGGACACGGGCAATTTCAACACGCCCGACCCCTATGGTGACCTGGCACGCATCGCTCCCTATGCGGTGAACGTGCAAGTGAAGATCTCAATGCATCCGGCCGGCGGTAAACGCCAACCTGCGGATCTGAAACGGCTGGCGCAAATTCTTCGCGACAGTGGCTACCGCGGCTACATCGTGCTCGAGTTCGAAGAACCGACCGATCCGCTCGTCGAATGTCCGCGATACATCGCGGAAATGAGACAGGCGTTTTTGGGGTAG
- a CDS encoding class I fructose-bisphosphate aldolase has translation MSEWIVKLLGADGTKLLEHRCGTIAKERLHLPGPDFVDRIFVPSDRNQRVIGNLAWMYNHGRLAGTGYMSILPVDQGIEHSAGASFAPNPDYFDPENIVRLAIDGGCNAVASTFGVLGSVARKYAHRIPFLVKINHNELVTYPNKFEQIMFGTVQRAYDMGAAAIGATIYFGSEDGDRQLVEVAQAFDRAHELGMATVLWCYLRNKAFKKDKDYHVSADLTGQANHLGVTIQADIIKQKLPENNGGYKALNTGGESYGKYDERMYTELSSDNPIDLTRYQVANCYMGRAGLINSGGASGKQDLVDAVRTAVINKRAGGTGLISGRKAFQRPMKDGVELLNKIQDVYLDKGVTVA, from the coding sequence ATGAGTGAATGGATTGTCAAACTGCTAGGGGCTGACGGTACGAAATTGCTCGAGCATCGGTGCGGTACGATCGCCAAGGAGCGGCTGCACCTGCCAGGCCCCGACTTCGTCGACCGGATCTTCGTTCCCAGCGATCGTAATCAACGCGTCATCGGCAACCTGGCCTGGATGTACAACCACGGCCGGCTGGCTGGCACCGGCTATATGTCGATCCTGCCGGTCGATCAAGGAATCGAACACTCGGCCGGCGCTTCGTTCGCCCCGAATCCGGACTACTTCGACCCCGAGAATATCGTCCGCCTGGCGATCGACGGTGGCTGCAACGCCGTGGCGTCGACGTTCGGCGTGCTGGGAAGCGTGGCCCGCAAGTATGCTCATCGCATTCCGTTCCTGGTGAAGATCAATCACAACGAGCTCGTGACCTACCCCAACAAATTCGAGCAGATCATGTTCGGCACCGTGCAGCGTGCCTACGACATGGGAGCCGCCGCGATCGGTGCCACGATCTACTTCGGCTCGGAAGACGGCGACCGCCAGTTGGTCGAGGTCGCCCAGGCATTCGACCGCGCTCACGAGCTAGGCATGGCCACCGTTCTGTGGTGCTATCTGCGCAACAAGGCCTTTAAGAAGGACAAGGATTATCACGTCTCGGCCGACCTGACCGGCCAGGCCAATCATCTGGGCGTCACGATTCAGGCTGACATCATCAAGCAGAAGCTGCCTGAGAATAACGGCGGTTACAAAGCCCTGAACACGGGGGGCGAAAGCTACGGCAAGTACGACGAGCGGATGTACACCGAGCTATCGAGCGACAACCCCATCGATCTGACGCGCTACCAGGTCGCCAATTGCTACATGGGCCGGGCTGGCCTGATCAATTCGGGCGGAGCCTCGGGCAAGCAAGACCTGGTCGACGCGGTGCGCACGGCCGTCATCAACAAACGCGCCGGCGGCACCGGCCTGATCAGTGGCCGCAAAGCGTTCCAACGCCCGATGAAGGACGGCGTCGAGCTGTTGAACAAGATCCAGGACGTCTACCTGGATAAGGGTGTCACCGTCGCCTGA